The Microbacterium trichothecenolyticum sequence TCGTCGATGACCCCCGTCGCGAGGATCACCGCGCGAGTCGGCAGGTGCTCGTCGTCGACGACCACCGACAGCACATCGTCGCGGCGGACGACCGCCTCGGCGGCGGCATCCCGGATCTCGACGGTCTCGTAGGTGCCGATCTCGGCACGACCCCGTCGGCGGATCTCGGCGGGGTCGCGACCGTCGTTGGTCAGCAGATTGTGGGCGTGCCGCACGGTGCCGTTGCGGTAGGCGCCCGAGTCCAGCAGCAGGGTGTGCCGGTGCATGCGCCCCAGTGTGAGGGCGGCCTGGAGGCCGGCGGGGCCCCCTCCGACGATGATCGCGTCGTACACGACGAGCTCCTTCCGGTTGCGTTCGGATCCATCGTGTGACTTCATGTCGACATGAAGTCAAGAGGCCCGATGCAGACTCAGGCGGTTCGGCCGTCGGGCCGCCTACGACCGGGGAGGCCGGCGCATGACGTCGAACGGGGAGAGCATCGGCGAGGCCGCGGCGCGGTTCGGGCTCGACACCCACGTGCTGCGGTACTGGGAGGACGAGGGCCTGCTGCGTCCGGACCGGGATGCCGCGGGCCGGCGCCGCTTCCACGACGACGACAGCGTGCGTATCGCGGTGATCCTGCGCAACAAGGCCGCCGGACTGTCACTGGAACAGATCCGCGTGCTGCTGGACGAGGGCGCCCCCGACCGCCACCGCGTGCTCGAGGAGCACGTCGCCGAGCTCGACCGGCGTGCCGCCGACATCGCCCAGGCGCGCGCGATGACCGAGCACGCGCTGCGCTGCCGGGCGCACGACATCACGCAGTGCCCGCGATTTCGCCGGCACGTCGACGACGTGCTGTCGGGCGAGGCGCGCTGGCTGCTCCTCCACACCGAGCCGGCGCACGGCGCCGTCCACAGCGCGCCGCCCGACGGGACGCGCGCGAACTAGCATGGGCCGGTGACCACGCCGCCCCTCTCCGCCGAACAGCAGGCGCTGTTCCGGCTGATCGAGGACACCCGCGAGCACGTCTTCGTCACCGGCCGCGCCGGCACGGGCAAGTCGACGCTGCTGCAGCACCTGGCCTGGAACACGAAGAAGCAGATCGCCGTGTGCGCGCCGACCGGGGTGGCGGCGCTGAACGTCGAGGGCCAGACGATCCACTCGCTGTTCCGGCTGCCGATCGGCCTGATCGCGAACGGCGACATCGACCAGAACGACGCCACCCGGAAGATCCTCAACGCGATCGACACGCTCGTGATCGACGAGATCTCGATGGTCAACGCCGACCTGATGGATGCCATCGACCGATCGCTCCGTCAGGCCCGCGGCCGCCGCTCCGAACCGTTCGGCGGCACGCAGATCGTCATGTTCGGCGACCCCTATCAGCTGGCACCCGTCCCGCCGCGCGGTGACGAGGCGCGCTACATCGCCGACCATTACCGCTCGTTCTGGTTCTTCGACGCGAAGGTGTGGTCGGGGGAGTCCGCCAGCGACGGGCTCATCGACATCGGCCGACACGGTGCCGAGTTGCATGTCAACGAGCTCGTCGAGATCCACCGGCAGTCCGACCCCGGATTCAAGACGCTGCTGAACGCGGTGCGGTACGGGCGCGTCACGGCCGAGATGGCCGGCATCCTGAACACCGCCGGAGCCCGCACGCCCCCGCACCCGGCCGACGGCGAGCATCCGATCATCACGCTCGCGACCCGCAACGATCGGGTGAACACCATCAACCGTCGCCATCTCGACGAGCTCGTCGGGCGCACGCAGACGGCCGCCGCCGAGATCTCCGGAGACTTCGGTCGCGGCGAGGCCAACTATCCCGCCGAGATGGAGCTCACGCTGAAGGTGGGGGCGCAGGTGATGTTCCTGCGCAACGACGGAGCGCAGTTCGGCGAGGCGCCCCGCTGGGTCAACGGCACCATCGGCACGGTCACGCGCATCGCCGGCGACAGCGTGCGCGTCGAGGTCGACGGCGTCGCGCACGACGTCGAGCCCGCCGTGTGGGAGAGGTACCGCTACGCCTACGATCCGGGCACCAAGAGTCTCTCGCGCGAGATCGTCGCGGAGTTCACGCAGTTCCCCCTGCGGCTGGCGTGGGCCGTGACGATCCACAAGTCGCAGGGCAAGACGTACGATCGCGCGGTGGTCGACCTCGGGGCGGGGGCCTTCGCACCGGGCCAGACCTACGTCGCCCTCAGCCGCCTCACCTCGCTCGACGGGCTGTATCTCTCGCGTCCGCTCCGCCCCAGTGACATCCGGGTCGACGAAGACGTGCGCCGCTTCATGAAGCAGGCCTGGCTCGGCCGGCAGCAGGCGGCTGCTCAGGCGACCTGAGCAGCCTTCGCGCGGGCGAGATCGGCGAAGAGCTCGGTGTTGAAGCGGTAGGCCACGAGCACCTCGGCGATCACGCGCTCCTTCTCGTCGTCGTCCCATGGGGCGGTGTCGAGCTGTTCGCGGTAGACGCTCTTGAACGCTTTCGGGTCGGCGATGTCGCCGAACAGGTAGAAGCCGATGCCGTTCGTCTCGAATCCGAAGCGTCGCTGCATGAGTCGCCCGATGAACGGGCCCCCCGACAGGTCGCCGAGAAAGCGCGTGTAGTGGTGGGCGACGAAGCCGCCGGGCCAGGTCGCCGCCACCCGGCGGATGCGCGAGACGTAGGCCTGGGTCGTCGGCAGCGGCGTGATGGCATCGCGCCAGTTGGGACCGAGCAGGAAGGCGAGGTCGGCCTCGAGGGCGGGAAGCCGCGTGAGCTTGTCGCTCAGGAACACGGATGCCACGGGGTCGCGGCGCATGCGGATGCCGGCCTCTTCGAGGGCGGCGTAGATGAACCACTGCTGGGCGATGAGCGCGATGTAATCGTCGCGCGTGCCGGCACCGGTCAGCAGATCGGTCATGAACCCGTCGCACTCGTCGGTGGAGTGGGCGCTGCTGGCGCGCTCCCGCAGGGCGGCGGAGAACGGGACGACGACGCTCATGCGGACATCATACGCACAGAGTTAGGATTGCCTAACCCCCAATTTCGCGCGAGTTCGCCGCGAGCTCGACCCGACCGTGACGGTCGTGATGCAGACGTGACGGTCGCGGAGCGCAAGGCCTCCGTTCGCTCAGGTGCCGTGTGTTTGAATTCTTGGAGCGGGCGCTTCGCCGCGCGCGGATTGCTGGGGGTAACTACATGCGGGGATGGCGTCGTTCCGCGGCCATCGCGATCGCGGGAGCGAGCGCGCTCGTCATCGTTCTGAGCGGCTGCACACCCCAGGGCCCCGTGGCTCTCGACATCCCGTCGCAGGTCGACGCGCCCCTGCCCGACGAGACCGTCGCGGAACTGCAGGACGCCGTCACCACCGCGATGGCGGCGACGGGTTCGACCGGCGCCATCGTCGGGGTGTGGGCGCCGTGGAGCGGCACGTGGGTGGCCGGCATCGGCACGCAGGGACCCGGCGGGGCCGCAGTGACCGCCGACCTCGGGTTCCGCGCGGCCGACGTGACGGGCGCCATGACGTGCGACGTGCTGTACGAGCTCGCCGCCGACGGCACCGTCGCCCTCAGCGATCCCGTCACGAAGTGGGTCAGCAACCTCCCCGGGTACGAAGACATCACGCTGCGCCAGCTCTGCGACGGGACCTCGGG is a genomic window containing:
- a CDS encoding MerR family transcriptional regulator encodes the protein MTSNGESIGEAAARFGLDTHVLRYWEDEGLLRPDRDAAGRRRFHDDDSVRIAVILRNKAAGLSLEQIRVLLDEGAPDRHRVLEEHVAELDRRAADIAQARAMTEHALRCRAHDITQCPRFRRHVDDVLSGEARWLLLHTEPAHGAVHSAPPDGTRAN
- a CDS encoding ATP-dependent DNA helicase, coding for MTTPPLSAEQQALFRLIEDTREHVFVTGRAGTGKSTLLQHLAWNTKKQIAVCAPTGVAALNVEGQTIHSLFRLPIGLIANGDIDQNDATRKILNAIDTLVIDEISMVNADLMDAIDRSLRQARGRRSEPFGGTQIVMFGDPYQLAPVPPRGDEARYIADHYRSFWFFDAKVWSGESASDGLIDIGRHGAELHVNELVEIHRQSDPGFKTLLNAVRYGRVTAEMAGILNTAGARTPPHPADGEHPIITLATRNDRVNTINRRHLDELVGRTQTAAAEISGDFGRGEANYPAEMELTLKVGAQVMFLRNDGAQFGEAPRWVNGTIGTVTRIAGDSVRVEVDGVAHDVEPAVWERYRYAYDPGTKSLSREIVAEFTQFPLRLAWAVTIHKSQGKTYDRAVVDLGAGAFAPGQTYVALSRLTSLDGLYLSRPLRPSDIRVDEDVRRFMKQAWLGRQQAAAQAT
- a CDS encoding biliverdin-producing heme oxygenase, with protein sequence MSVVVPFSAALRERASSAHSTDECDGFMTDLLTGAGTRDDYIALIAQQWFIYAALEEAGIRMRRDPVASVFLSDKLTRLPALEADLAFLLGPNWRDAITPLPTTQAYVSRIRRVAATWPGGFVAHHYTRFLGDLSGGPFIGRLMQRRFGFETNGIGFYLFGDIADPKAFKSVYREQLDTAPWDDDEKERVIAEVLVAYRFNTELFADLARAKAAQVA